Proteins encoded together in one bacterium window:
- a CDS encoding gamma-glutamyl-gamma-aminobutyrate hydrolase family protein (Members of this family of hydrolases with an active site Cys residue belong to MEROPS family C26.) codes for MRTLIIDNYMPNSPQMEALYKTICGITVHTVEVKDYSSISIGEDFKYYNAIVLSGSQRKLAEVGNFDLYTNLVEVLKICEKPILGICFGHQLISMAFYEGVVTLNEKIEGYYMVKKSAQDELFDGLDDKFLVYESHQEMVSNVPGEFIPLAESPNCPVEAIKHHEKMIYGVQFHPERFDDKHPAGQKILENFFKIAVYFL; via the coding sequence ATGAGAACACTCATTATTGACAACTATATGCCTAACTCACCCCAGATGGAAGCATTATACAAGACAATATGCGGGATAACGGTTCACACGGTCGAGGTAAAGGATTATTCAAGCATAAGCATCGGTGAGGATTTTAAATATTACAACGCGATCGTCCTATCGGGGTCACAGCGCAAACTCGCCGAGGTCGGTAATTTTGATCTTTATACGAACCTTGTCGAGGTTTTGAAGATCTGCGAAAAACCGATCCTGGGCATCTGCTTCGGACACCAGCTTATTTCCATGGCGTTCTACGAGGGTGTGGTTACTTTGAACGAAAAGATCGAAGGTTACTATATGGTTAAGAAAAGCGCCCAGGACGAGCTTTTTGACGGGCTCGACGATAAATTTTTGGTCTATGAGTCGCATCAGGAGATGGTCAGCAACGTGCCGGGTGAATTCATTCCACTCGCGGAATCACCCAATTGCCCGGTGGAGGCGATCAAACACCACGAGAAGATGATCTACGGCGTGCAGTTCCATCCTGAGCGGTTTGATGACAAACACCCGGCCGGGCAGAAGATCCTTGAGAACTTCTTCAAGATCGCGGTGTATTTTCTATGA
- the ispG gene encoding flavodoxin-dependent (E)-4-hydroxy-3-methylbut-2-enyl-diphosphate synthase, with translation MKTKFKRSKQKKVVSIGSVKIGGNYPVAVQSMTRTKTRDTRRTIAQIKRLAAAGCEIARCAVVNADDAGALRQIKKAVGIPVVADVHFDYRLALAALDAGVDKVRINPGNIGETWKLEEVIKKARDLGVAIRIGINAGSLPVKVLARHRHPTPRAMIDTLNASLEIFARNKFDRIVISAKAASVLDTVHVYQIIDKRCIFPLHIGITEAGLPFEGGIRSGVGLGILLDQGIGDTLRVSLTANPIYEVAAAYEILMSLDLRQIRPLIISCPTCGRCDVDLVKIAEAVSRSLADCRARIKVAVMGCVVNGPGEAREADFGIACGKGIGSVFRKGKEIKRVQERNLIRSLLEVIHENTHY, from the coding sequence ATGAAAACAAAGTTCAAGCGCAGTAAGCAAAAAAAGGTCGTAAGTATCGGCAGCGTGAAGATCGGCGGCAATTACCCGGTCGCGGTCCAGTCGATGACCAGGACCAAGACCAGGGATACCAGACGCACGATCGCGCAGATAAAGCGTCTTGCTGCTGCGGGGTGCGAGATCGCGCGGTGCGCGGTGGTGAATGCCGACGATGCCGGGGCTTTGCGGCAGATAAAGAAAGCGGTCGGGATCCCGGTGGTGGCGGATGTCCATTTCGATTACCGGCTGGCGCTGGCCGCGCTCGATGCCGGGGTCGATAAGGTCCGTATTAACCCGGGGAACATCGGCGAGACATGGAAGCTTGAGGAAGTGATAAAAAAAGCGCGCGACCTCGGCGTGGCTATCAGGATCGGGATCAACGCCGGATCATTGCCCGTAAAGGTACTGGCCCGGCACCGGCACCCGACCCCGCGAGCGATGATCGACACCCTGAACGCGAGCCTGGAGATCTTTGCCAGGAACAAGTTCGATCGGATCGTTATTTCCGCAAAAGCGGCAAGCGTGCTGGATACGGTCCATGTCTACCAGATCATCGATAAGCGCTGTATTTTCCCTCTGCATATCGGTATTACAGAGGCCGGCCTGCCCTTTGAAGGCGGGATCCGTAGCGGTGTCGGGCTGGGTATCCTTCTCGACCAGGGTATCGGCGATACATTGAGGGTTTCACTCACCGCCAACCCGATTTACGAGGTGGCGGCAGCATACGAAATACTGATGAGCCTGGATCTCAGGCAGATCCGGCCCCTGATCATCAGCTGCCCGACCTGCGGCCGATGCGACGTGGATCTCGTAAAGATCGCTGAAGCGGTCAGCCGGTCGTTGGCTGATTGCCGCGCCCGGATCAAGGTGGCGGTCATGGGATGCGTGGTGAACGGCCCGGGCGAAGCGCGCGAAGCGGATTTTGGTATCGCCTGCGGCAAGGGGATCGGATCGGTGTTCAGAAAAGGCAAAGAGATTAAAAGAGTTCAAGAACGTAATCTGATCAGAAGCCTATTGGAGGTGATCCATGAGAACACTCATTATTGA
- the murA gene encoding UDP-N-acetylglucosamine 1-carboxyvinyltransferase, producing the protein MDRFVIEGGKKLKGEVTISGAKNSALPIIAAALLTDTPVILENIPDVVDVHTMVKLIKHHGAKVSFEKNTLTIHTPRIKNIEAPYDIVRKMRASYYVLGSLVGREKAARVSLPGGCAIGPRPIDLHIKGLKALGVEINIDEGYVNARAGHIAGDDINLLGAKGTSVGATINTMLAAVQASGRTRIISAACEPEVVDVANFLSILGADIQGAGSSVIVINGPRSLGGATYRIIPDRIEAGTFAVAAAITKGDVVIAGVLPQDMIAVLDKLEEIGAVIVREPDRVEVRGAQNLLSTAVYVAPFPGFPTDMQAQFMALLSVASGTSTVKETIFENRFMQAMELSRMGADIKIDGDTAVIRGVKRLSGASVMASDLRASACLVLAGLAARGKTVVRRIYHLDRGYDRFEKKLRFLGARIRRIKE; encoded by the coding sequence ATGGACCGGTTTGTCATAGAGGGCGGGAAAAAGCTTAAAGGTGAAGTAACGATCTCCGGCGCCAAGAATTCAGCCCTGCCGATCATCGCGGCGGCGCTGTTGACCGACACGCCGGTCATCCTTGAAAATATCCCCGATGTGGTCGACGTCCACACTATGGTTAAGCTTATCAAGCATCACGGCGCAAAGGTTTCGTTCGAAAAAAACACCCTGACCATCCACACGCCCCGGATCAAGAATATCGAAGCGCCCTATGATATCGTGCGGAAAATGCGCGCTTCCTACTATGTTCTGGGATCGCTGGTCGGCCGGGAAAAAGCTGCGCGGGTCTCCCTGCCTGGCGGCTGCGCGATCGGACCGCGGCCAATCGACCTGCATATCAAAGGTCTCAAAGCGCTGGGCGTTGAGATCAACATCGACGAAGGCTATGTCAATGCGCGGGCCGGACATATCGCGGGCGATGACATAAACCTGCTGGGCGCTAAGGGAACATCGGTGGGCGCAACGATAAATACCATGCTCGCGGCGGTCCAGGCCAGCGGCCGGACCCGGATAATTTCTGCCGCGTGCGAGCCCGAGGTCGTTGACGTGGCCAATTTCCTATCCATCCTGGGCGCTGATATCCAGGGTGCGGGTTCGTCGGTCATCGTGATCAATGGACCGCGCAGCCTGGGGGGCGCGACCTACCGCATTATCCCCGACCGAATCGAGGCCGGTACCTTTGCGGTGGCGGCCGCGATCACGAAAGGCGACGTGGTGATCGCCGGGGTCTTGCCCCAGGATATGATCGCCGTCCTTGACAAGCTCGAGGAGATCGGAGCGGTCATTGTCAGGGAACCTGATCGCGTTGAAGTGCGGGGCGCACAGAATTTATTATCGACGGCGGTGTATGTCGCTCCTTTCCCCGGATTCCCGACCGATATGCAGGCGCAGTTCATGGCGCTGCTGTCCGTCGCTTCCGGCACGAGCACGGTAAAGGAGACTATTTTTGAGAATCGCTTTATGCAGGCCATGGAATTGTCACGCATGGGCGCCGATATCAAGATCGATGGAGACACCGCTGTGATCCGGGGTGTCAAGAGATTGTCCGGGGCATCGGTAATGGCATCTGATCTGCGCGCCTCGGCATGCCTGGTTCTGGCCGGCCTGGCCGCACGGGGCAAGACCGTAGTGCGCCGGATATATCACCTGGACCGCGGCTACGATAGGTTCGAAAAGAAATTGCGTTTTCTCGGCGCGCGCATCCGGCGAATAAAAGAATGA
- a CDS encoding trypsin-like peptidase domain-containing protein, whose amino-acid sequence MTGERKMAAIRPLIVILFTMAAAWCGDTDSLARAIVEQWQVSVVTVKIVSEQYEYESKAEAFGTIVDSSGIVVLSLARADPGSAGMWDAGADRKIKDIKIMMADGSEIAAEILLRDIDLDLLFIRPVDKKGGPFPAVRLSNSSTPEILDEILIISRLGETAGYVPLAALSRIHAIIKKPRILYVSDIINVFSGLGTPAFTLDGKVVGILLVRVAKSESVSADMFAEFGGMMPVIVPAEEIQSVVKKIK is encoded by the coding sequence ATGACAGGTGAGCGCAAAATGGCAGCGATCCGCCCGTTGATCGTGATCCTTTTTACCATGGCTGCTGCCTGGTGCGGTGATACGGACAGCCTGGCCCGCGCCATTGTGGAGCAGTGGCAGGTATCAGTGGTGACGGTCAAAATAGTGAGCGAACAGTACGAATACGAAAGCAAGGCCGAGGCGTTCGGCACCATCGTTGATTCATCCGGGATCGTAGTGCTGTCCCTTGCCAGGGCTGATCCCGGCAGCGCTGGCATGTGGGATGCCGGCGCGGACCGGAAAATAAAAGATATCAAGATAATGATGGCTGACGGTTCCGAGATCGCAGCCGAGATCCTGTTGCGGGACATTGATCTGGATCTCTTGTTCATTCGCCCGGTCGATAAGAAAGGTGGCCCCTTTCCGGCGGTCAGGTTGTCCAACAGCAGCACGCCGGAGATCCTGGATGAGATCTTGATCATATCGCGCCTGGGCGAAACGGCCGGATATGTTCCCCTCGCCGCGCTGAGCCGGATCCATGCGATCATAAAGAAACCCAGGATCCTCTATGTTTCCGATATTATTAACGTTTTCAGCGGGCTCGGCACGCCGGCGTTCACTCTTGACGGCAAGGTGGTGGGCATTCTCCTGGTCCGGGTCGCCAAGTCAGAGAGTGTGAGTGCGGATATGTTCGCGGAATTCGGCGGCATGATGCCTGTTATTGTGCCGGCGGAAGAGATCCAGAGTGTGGTAAAAAAAATTAAATAA
- a CDS encoding PDZ domain-containing protein — MTTSQANSINKYLLVTAALFICVCLPLAAEVLSDSVQQSIMTAIEQVRPALVRIHVISVEDESGREVKREAVGSGVIVTTEGHVITNHHVAGRGTRFVCTLSDKTEIDAELVGSDPLSDISVIKLKDQKRSVFASARFGDSDKLAVGDPVLAMGSPLAFSQSVTMGIVSNTELIIPEFLKPYASITLEGEDVGSIVRWIGHDAAIFPGNSGGPLVNMQGAVIGINEINLGISGAIPGNLAKKIADELIRTGKITRSWFGLEVQPLFKYGGRQEGVLVSGTIKGSPAAQAGFMPGDILTAVDGQKVNVQFAEELPLFNQLMMDCPVGKPVNCAVLRKNKTITLTAVPREREYFDPRSVELKQWGIMARDISTLAATEMKRADKKGVLVTSVRPGGPCGEAKPTITYGDIILAVNQRPVNDIKDFKAVTDDIVQKKEEPVTVVVLFERGTEQCLAAVKIGVSSSPEQGQELQKPWLAVASQVFTKELARALDLAPYQGVRITQVYSNHAADKAGLVTGDIIIAIDGKTVEASEPSDVEVLATMLRRYDIGAVVKLTVLHGGDERTITCRLEPTPRLPREMKKYRDDNFELTVRDIAFEDRIAQKLDEDQPGVLIDDISSGSWAALSSLMTGDLITGIDQQPVADVGDFEKTMNTIARAQPKSVAFNVIRGIHRLFVELEPSWEEK; from the coding sequence ATGACAACTTCCCAGGCGAATTCAATAAACAAATATCTATTGGTCACGGCAGCATTATTTATCTGCGTCTGCCTGCCCTTGGCGGCCGAGGTGCTGTCCGATTCGGTCCAGCAGTCCATTATGACCGCGATCGAACAGGTGCGCCCGGCATTGGTCAGGATCCACGTGATCAGCGTTGAGGATGAGTCCGGCCGCGAAGTCAAACGCGAAGCGGTCGGCAGCGGCGTGATCGTGACGACCGAGGGGCACGTGATCACGAACCACCACGTGGCCGGACGGGGCACGCGGTTCGTTTGCACGCTGTCCGACAAGACAGAAATCGATGCCGAGCTTGTCGGCAGCGATCCCTTGTCCGATATCTCGGTGATCAAGCTCAAAGATCAGAAACGTTCCGTTTTTGCCAGCGCCCGGTTCGGCGATTCCGACAAACTGGCGGTCGGCGACCCGGTGCTTGCCATGGGCAGCCCACTCGCGTTCTCACAATCGGTGACCATGGGGATCGTGAGCAACACCGAATTGATCATACCCGAATTTCTTAAACCTTACGCCAGTATTACGCTTGAAGGCGAGGACGTCGGTTCCATTGTCCGCTGGATCGGTCATGACGCGGCGATCTTCCCGGGCAATTCCGGCGGTCCATTGGTCAATATGCAGGGCGCGGTGATCGGGATCAACGAGATCAACCTGGGGATCAGCGGCGCCATCCCCGGAAACCTGGCGAAAAAGATCGCCGACGAACTGATCCGCACGGGGAAGATCACCCGGAGCTGGTTCGGTCTTGAAGTCCAGCCGTTGTTCAAATACGGCGGTCGTCAAGAGGGTGTTCTGGTCAGCGGTACGATCAAAGGTTCGCCTGCGGCTCAGGCCGGTTTCATGCCGGGCGATATCCTGACCGCCGTGGACGGGCAAAAAGTGAACGTGCAGTTCGCTGAAGAATTGCCGTTGTTCAACCAGTTAATGATGGACTGTCCGGTCGGCAAGCCGGTCAACTGTGCCGTTTTGCGGAAAAACAAAACGATTACGCTGACCGCCGTGCCGCGCGAACGCGAATATTTTGACCCGCGCTCAGTCGAGCTGAAACAATGGGGGATCATGGCCCGCGATATTTCCACGCTCGCGGCCACGGAAATGAAACGCGCGGACAAAAAAGGCGTGCTCGTGACGTCGGTGCGTCCTGGCGGCCCCTGCGGAGAAGCAAAACCGACGATCACGTACGGCGATATCATATTGGCCGTCAACCAAAGACCGGTGAACGATATCAAGGACTTCAAAGCGGTCACGGACGATATCGTTCAGAAAAAGGAAGAGCCGGTTACGGTCGTGGTCCTTTTCGAACGGGGCACTGAACAATGCCTGGCCGCGGTCAAGATCGGCGTATCAAGCTCGCCCGAGCAGGGACAGGAGCTGCAAAAACCCTGGCTCGCAGTGGCTTCGCAGGTATTTACCAAAGAATTGGCGAGGGCGCTGGACCTGGCGCCGTACCAGGGTGTCCGGATCACCCAGGTCTATTCCAACCACGCGGCCGATAAGGCCGGTCTCGTGACCGGCGATATCATCATCGCGATCGACGGCAAGACCGTGGAGGCATCGGAACCCAGCGATGTCGAAGTGCTGGCAACGATGCTGCGCCGGTACGATATCGGCGCGGTCGTCAAGCTGACGGTTCTGCATGGCGGTGACGAGCGAACGATCACCTGCCGGCTTGAACCAACGCCCCGGCTGCCGCGTGAAATGAAAAAATACCGCGATGATAATTTTGAACTGACGGTCAGGGACATTGCATTTGAGGACCGCATCGCGCAAAAATTGGATGAAGATCAACCCGGAGTACTGATCGATGATATCAGCTCCGGCAGCTGGGCAGCGCTTTCCAGCCTCATGACCGGGGATCTTATCACGGGGATCGACCAGCAGCCAGTGGCCGATGTCGGTGATTTTGAAAAGACCATGAACACGATCGCAAGGGCGCAGCCAAAGAGTGTTGCGTTCAACGTGATCAGGGGGATCCACCGTCTGTTCGTGGAACTGGAACCGAGCTGGGAAGAGAAATGA
- a CDS encoding T9SS type A sorting domain-containing protein has protein sequence MHPTSPGILFAGFNQAGGTACLYKTTDGGILWTDIDLTPLNELTVYDLAVVADIPYSVYVAAGGGTADCGFYLSTDNGNSFQRTLVAEVRAVAYDGTNPLHVWEGEIISDRAGVRQSTNGGLAWSLPVLLPQGTSITSLAVTAPNRIYAATDCGVYLSTDGGLNWSAMNNGIYIRQGKVIIANPSNNQILYFGAEVAIYRTSDGGQTWVEKTRGMHNAFTVGISTRSPDAIYVLGISTVHNSPDQGLSWMTIDNGATYGSRYYIAADPTDGQRAFHVGETFYDINYVRRTTNAGLSWTNLFQGINATYTSIAVDPVNGQNVYLAFRDPSPTVYGLQKSTDGGNSWFNMTPGNDIVSITVDKWQPQTVYAGSGIQDAHIYKTTNGGTDWYTYDLPATGECMVFDICSNSLANKVYTRISGQSAQIGLYKSKDGGVTWSACGFLGQDMAALVMDCKEPEILYTGGTGNQGLTYLTVDGGAVWIAMTNQLPSDVADLAMDINQPNAVYAATQYGVYVNNPQYLNKHLTSSSPEATGINNGRKMLCGTSDIWLTYESGGVIYAVHSSDAGNTWSRKMEIGQGYNPAIAANPHVATPLPGIVWWVQGTRDTVYFSRYLSDDDWTAPFPIATTDNNFGPPSFVIGTDDMGRIVFSHTYDQRIDYAEFDVYDPVTVSNPEDVGAGTNPSIGFMIPARNNPEIHITWQNNNWIKYRTRTIQGTWNQEETVYNSYSQNPSIEVAGTNVYFVWKMSSSIGYRFTRYRNNGVHTWSGITGFMSDYDLNYPVLTGASAMSCVADLDGSNTEIFFYYNPGLSWLGPFNMSNTIQRSYCPHIVHRQTIFGTVVHFIWTENDDPAYDIRFANYNIGGYDSGEDLAFYAAQGGDTLASPFNLKRAGFLHFGAEPYKHVDYDNQYLEYEFSCLDPDKDYALAAHAYQEGYTRLLLTLKIDNIQITGINLPPETLITYKAMLPYSFYADSTINIKVYGNKAVSSAFVLHQYEKDQGEGGGPQDMGTIALGSDKPMLDLLSNPVQGEFTIRYLIPQATKVNISLYDVMGRLAGVLVNVDHGPGIYSKSFNTMNLPQGIYFVRLVIGANNDVVTKKAVFLSR, from the coding sequence ATGCACCCGACCAGTCCGGGTATTTTATTTGCCGGTTTCAATCAAGCCGGAGGTACAGCCTGCCTATATAAAACGACCGATGGAGGCATACTCTGGACAGATATTGATCTAACACCATTGAATGAATTGACGGTTTATGATCTTGCAGTTGTTGCTGATATCCCGTATAGCGTTTATGTCGCCGCCGGTGGTGGGACCGCGGATTGTGGTTTTTATCTAAGCACCGATAATGGAAATAGTTTTCAGCGTACGTTGGTAGCCGAAGTCAGGGCTGTGGCGTATGACGGCACTAATCCTTTGCACGTGTGGGAAGGTGAGATTATCAGTGATCGGGCTGGTGTCCGGCAGAGCACAAATGGTGGACTGGCTTGGTCGTTGCCGGTCTTATTGCCTCAGGGCACTTCTATAACTTCGCTGGCAGTTACGGCACCGAACCGCATCTATGCAGCCACTGATTGCGGGGTTTATTTGAGTACGGACGGCGGGCTAAACTGGAGCGCCATGAACAATGGCATTTACATCCGCCAGGGCAAGGTAATCATTGCTAACCCGAGCAACAACCAGATTCTGTATTTTGGGGCCGAGGTGGCGATATACCGGACTTCAGATGGCGGGCAAACCTGGGTGGAGAAAACCAGGGGGATGCACAATGCGTTTACCGTGGGCATAAGTACCAGATCACCCGATGCGATCTATGTCTTGGGCATATCCACCGTGCATAATAGCCCGGATCAGGGTTTGTCCTGGATGACCATTGATAATGGTGCGACCTATGGCAGCCGTTATTACATTGCCGCGGATCCGACGGATGGTCAGCGGGCATTCCATGTGGGTGAGACATTCTATGATATCAACTATGTCCGGCGGACCACCAATGCCGGTCTATCCTGGACTAATCTATTTCAAGGTATTAATGCTACCTATACATCGATCGCGGTTGACCCGGTCAACGGTCAGAATGTCTATCTGGCATTTCGTGATCCATCGCCGACGGTTTACGGGCTGCAAAAGAGCACGGACGGCGGGAACAGCTGGTTTAACATGACACCGGGCAATGACATCGTTTCAATAACTGTCGACAAATGGCAGCCCCAGACCGTATATGCCGGCAGCGGTATCCAGGATGCCCATATCTATAAGACAACCAATGGTGGAACAGACTGGTACACTTATGATCTACCGGCCACGGGTGAATGTATGGTTTTTGACATTTGTTCGAACTCATTAGCGAATAAGGTGTATACTCGTATCAGCGGTCAAAGTGCGCAGATTGGTTTGTATAAAAGCAAAGACGGCGGTGTGACCTGGAGTGCCTGTGGTTTTTTGGGACAAGATATGGCTGCTCTGGTCATGGACTGTAAAGAACCTGAAATCCTCTATACTGGCGGTACGGGCAATCAAGGCCTGACCTATCTGACAGTTGATGGCGGTGCAGTCTGGATTGCAATGACTAACCAGCTGCCATCTGATGTGGCTGATTTAGCGATGGACATTAATCAACCTAATGCAGTTTATGCAGCAACACAATATGGTGTCTATGTCAATAACCCGCAATATCTGAATAAACACCTGACCAGCAGCTCGCCCGAAGCGACCGGCATCAACAACGGCCGGAAAATGCTCTGCGGTACATCCGATATCTGGCTAACCTATGAATCTGGCGGGGTGATCTATGCGGTGCACTCCAGCGACGCGGGCAATACCTGGTCGCGGAAAATGGAGATCGGCCAGGGTTACAATCCGGCGATTGCCGCCAACCCTCATGTTGCAACGCCGCTGCCCGGTATTGTCTGGTGGGTACAGGGGACGCGCGATACGGTTTACTTTTCACGGTATCTCTCGGACGATGACTGGACTGCGCCCTTTCCGATCGCGACGACCGATAACAACTTTGGCCCGCCCTCGTTTGTCATTGGTACCGATGATATGGGCAGGATTGTCTTTAGCCATACGTATGACCAGCGGATTGACTATGCTGAATTCGATGTCTACGATCCGGTTACAGTCTCTAACCCTGAGGATGTTGGTGCCGGAACCAACCCGAGTATCGGGTTCATGATTCCGGCGCGCAACAACCCCGAGATTCATATTACCTGGCAGAACAACAACTGGATCAAATATCGTACCCGGACAATCCAGGGCACTTGGAATCAAGAAGAGACCGTCTACAATAGTTATTCTCAGAACCCCTCGATCGAAGTTGCCGGTACCAATGTCTACTTTGTCTGGAAGATGTCCAGTTCCATCGGCTATCGTTTCACTCGGTACCGTAATAATGGCGTTCATACTTGGTCAGGCATTACCGGCTTCATGTCCGATTATGATTTGAACTATCCGGTGCTTACCGGTGCCAGCGCGATGAGTTGTGTGGCGGACCTGGACGGCAGCAACACCGAGATCTTTTTCTACTACAATCCGGGTTTGAGCTGGCTTGGGCCGTTTAACATGAGCAATACTATCCAGCGGTCCTATTGTCCGCATATCGTGCACCGGCAGACCATTTTCGGCACGGTCGTGCATTTTATCTGGACCGAAAACGACGATCCTGCCTATGACATCCGGTTTGCTAACTACAACATCGGCGGTTATGATTCGGGCGAAGACCTCGCCTTCTATGCTGCCCAGGGCGGCGACACCTTGGCGTCGCCCTTCAATCTAAAACGCGCCGGTTTCCTGCACTTTGGCGCCGAACCCTATAAGCACGTGGATTATGATAACCAGTATCTGGAATACGAGTTCAGTTGTCTGGATCCGGATAAAGACTATGCGCTGGCTGCCCATGCCTATCAGGAAGGGTATACAAGGTTGCTCTTAACACTAAAGATTGACAACATCCAGATCACCGGAATAAACCTGCCGCCGGAAACGCTGATCACTTATAAGGCTATGCTGCCGTACAGTTTTTACGCTGACAGTACGATCAACATCAAGGTTTACGGCAACAAGGCGGTGAGCAGCGCCTTTGTCCTGCACCAGTATGAGAAGGACCAAGGGGAGGGCGGTGGGCCACAAGACATGGGTACAATTGCATTAGGATCAGATAAACCAATGCTGGATCTCCTTTCAAATCCGGTACAGGGTGAATTTACGATCAGGTATCTCATACCCCAAGCAACCAAGGTTAACATATCGCTCTACGATGTGATGGGTAGACTAGCAGGCGTACTGGTCAATGTCGATCATGGACCCGGCATATATAGTAAAAGTTTCAATACAATGAACTTGCCGCAGGGAATTTACTTTGTACGGTTGGTTATTGGCGCAAACAATGATGTCGTCACCAAGAAGGCGGTTTTCTTAAGTAGATAA
- a CDS encoding T9SS type A sorting domain-containing protein translates to MKKTSKFYFILLTSYFFLPTSYLYSQVGWGPDTRLTFDYAYNADPRAACCGDTIHLVWWKNFVDSLSVMHDEVFYKRSTDAGETWGPDVLLSVEDTQVSALPQIAVSGNLIHVIWFEDDFGLLYKRSTDGGSTWRDIDSIIPGMGYSSIQAIGDTVYIAGTIGSLGVLRFTKSYNGGNNWEPIQTITPAHDSPTLRSILNNASDIVVSYEYTPEIYNVRSFDHGETWFDSQLVSEGIASGSQMPAMDTDDSSGIHITWYDYKYSPYAWTGDIFYRASRDSGNTWEPIDSLTVLHRAVASDILAEGNNLHLVWEDDRNGFDNNFEIYYRMSSDLGQSWGSEVRLTDALYKSIGPSLACSGGYLHLFWSDLRDYGNNQPWMLYYKRKDLSWGVSEVGQVSVPSRIKVEVYPNPFSQELKIGCRIQDTRFRIEDMSIRLFDVSGKEVVSNRIKYESKPCTIDTRDLPCGVYFVAVRAGEGCVVKKVIKIK, encoded by the coding sequence ATGAAAAAAACCAGCAAGTTTTATTTTATTCTTTTAACTTCTTACTTCTTTCTTCCTACTTCTTACTTATATTCCCAAGTCGGCTGGGGACCGGATACGAGGTTGACTTTTGATTATGCCTATAATGCAGACCCAAGGGCGGCTTGCTGCGGTGACACAATTCACTTGGTCTGGTGGAAGAATTTCGTGGATAGCTTATCAGTTATGCACGACGAAGTTTTTTACAAGCGCAGCACGGATGCAGGCGAGACCTGGGGACCGGATGTGTTGTTGAGTGTGGAGGATACGCAGGTTTCTGCATTACCTCAGATTGCAGTTTCCGGAAATCTCATTCATGTCATATGGTTTGAAGATGATTTTGGCTTACTTTACAAGCGAAGTACTGATGGTGGTTCTACCTGGCGTGATATAGACTCAATAATTCCAGGTATGGGTTATTCATCAATTCAAGCAATTGGGGATACAGTTTATATTGCAGGAACAATAGGTTCATTGGGCGTCTTGCGATTTACAAAAAGCTACAATGGCGGCAATAATTGGGAACCAATTCAAACAATCACGCCGGCACATGATTCACCAACTTTAAGAAGCATATTAAACAATGCGTCGGATATTGTCGTTTCCTATGAATACACTCCAGAAATTTATAATGTCCGCAGTTTTGATCATGGTGAGACTTGGTTTGATAGCCAGCTTGTTTCTGAAGGTATTGCGAGCGGTTCTCAAATGCCAGCAATGGATACGGATGATAGTTCTGGTATTCATATCACCTGGTATGACTATAAGTATTCCCCCTATGCCTGGACTGGTGATATTTTCTATCGGGCAAGCAGAGATTCAGGCAATACCTGGGAACCGATTGACTCCTTGACCGTTCTGCATCGGGCCGTGGCATCGGATATTCTTGCGGAAGGGAATAATTTGCATCTAGTCTGGGAGGATGACCGTAATGGTTTTGACAACAATTTTGAGATATATTATCGGATGAGTAGTGATTTGGGGCAGAGTTGGGGGTCTGAGGTAAGACTGACCGATGCGCTTTACAAATCCATCGGTCCTTCGCTTGCCTGCAGCGGTGGTTATTTGCATCTTTTCTGGTCCGATTTGCGCGATTATGGTAATAACCAGCCTTGGATGCTGTACTACAAGCGCAAAGACCTTTCGTGGGGAGTCAGTGAAGTAGGGCAAGTATCTGTACCTTCGAGGATAAAAGTGGAGGTGTACCCGAATCCGTTCAGTCAAGAGCTAAAGATTGGATGCAGGATACAGGATACACGATTCAGGATTGAGGACATGTCAATAAGATTATTTGATGTGAGCGGAAAGGAGGTAGTTAGCAACAGAATAAAATATGAATCAAAGCCGTGTACGATAGACACGAGAGACCTGCCCTGCGGGGTTTATTTTGTTGCAGTGCGGGCAGGCGAGGGATGCGTGGTCAAGAAGGTAATAAAAATCAAGTAA